The window AGCTGTGCTTCCCAGGGTTCTTCAGATCCTAATATCGTAGAAACTTTGGTGAATTCTCAGGAGTTTACCTTTCATGCGGAAAGGGCCAATCCAACGAATTATGACGTTATCAATGTCCTGAATTCAATGCCTAACGCCACTGCCACCAGAATATTAAACCTGAATGGAGATTATACGATAGACGTAAGTCAAAATACATTGGAGGTAGTACTTCCTTACTTTGGAAGGCTATTCAATCCAACTTATGGAAATACAAATGACAACGGTTATAGATTTA of the Chryseobacterium aureum genome contains:
- a CDS encoding DUF4251 domain-containing protein is translated as MKKYISLLMIFGFLFFFQSCASQGSSDPNIVETLVNSQEFTFHAERANPTNYDVINVLNSMPNATATRILNLNGDYTIDVSQNTLEVVLPYFGRLFNPTYGNTNDNGYRFTSKDFTVSKTQNKKGKWTLKFKPKDVKTVDEMNIEIFKNGKAFVSMRSNDRQPISYDGYISKTEVKKEKEKP